The following proteins are co-located in the Salvelinus namaycush isolate Seneca chromosome 33, SaNama_1.0, whole genome shotgun sequence genome:
- the LOC120027674 gene encoding serine-rich adhesin for platelets-like, whose translation MDEDRTGSSSSISSSMDKDRTGSSSSISSSMDEDRTGSSSSISSSMDEDRTGSSSSISSSMDEDRTGSSSSISSSMDEDRTGSSSIISSSMDEDRTGSSSSISSSMDEDRTGSSSSISSSMDEDRTGSSSSNSSSMDKDRTGSSSSISSSMDEDRTGSSSSISSSMDEDRTGSSSSISSSMDEDRTGSSSSISSSMDEDRTGSSSSISSSMDEDRTGSSSSISSSMDEDRTGSSSSISSSMDEDRTGSSSSISSSMDEDRTGSSSSISSSMDEDRTGSSSSISSSMDEDRTGSSSSISSSMDEDRTGSSSSISSSMDEDRTGSSSSISSSMDEDRTGSSSSISSSMDEDRTGSSSSISSSMDEDRTGSSSSISSSMDEDRTGSSSSISSSMDEDRTGSSSSNSSSMDKDRTGSSSSISSSMDEDRTGSSSSISSSMDKDRTGSSSSISSSMDEDRTGSSSSISSSMDEDRTGSSSSISSSMDEDRTGSSSIISSSMDEDRTGSSSIISSSMDEDRTGSSSSISSSMDEDRTGSSSSISSSMDEDRTGSSSIISSSMDEDRTGSSSIISSSMDKDITGSSSSISSSMDEDRTGSSSIISSSMDEDRTAQLDLGKAV comes from the exons atgGATGAGGACAGAactggtagcagcagcagtattagtagcagtatgGATAAGGACAGAactggtagcagcagcagtattagtagcagtatgGATGAGGACAGAactggtagcagcagcagtattagtagcagtatgGATGAGGACAGAactggtagcagcagcagtattagtagcagtatgGATGAGGACAGAactggtagcagcagcagtattagtagcagtatgGATGAGGACAGAACTGGTAGCAGCAGCATTATTAGTAGCAGTATGGATGAGGACAGAactggtagcagcagcagtattagtagcagtatgGATGAGGACAGAactggtagcagcagcagtattagtagcagtatgGATGAGGACAGAactggtagcagcagcagtaatagtagcagtatgGATAAGGACAGAactggtagcagcagcagtattagtagcagtatgGATGAGGACAGAactggtagcagcagcagtattagtagcagtatgGATGAGGACAGAactggtagcagcagcagtattagtagcagtatgGATGAGGACAGAactggtagcagcagcagtattagtagcagtatgGATGAGGACAGAactggtagcagcagcagtattagtagcagtatgGATGAGGACAGAactggtagcagcagcagtattagtagcagtatgGATGAGGACAGAactggtagcagcagcagtattagtagcagtatgGATGAGGACAGAactggtagcagcagcagtattagtagcagtatgGATGAGGACAGAactggtagcagcagcagtattagtagcagtatgGATGAGGACAGAactggtagcagcagcagtattagtagcagtatgGATGAGGACAGAactggtagcagcagcagtattagtagcagtatgGATGAGGACAGAactggtagcagcagcagtattagtagcagtatgGATGAGGACAGAactggtagcagcagcagtattagtagcagtatgGATGAGGACAGAactggtagcagcagcagtattagtagcagtatgGATGAGGACAGAactggtagcagcagcagtattagtagcagtatgGATGAGGACAGAactggtagcagcagcagtattagtagcagtatgGATGAGGACAGAactggtagcagcagcagtattagtagcagtatgGATGAGGACAGAactggtagcagcagcagtaatagtagcagtatgGATAAGGACAGAactggtagcagcagcagtattagtagcagtatgGATGAGGACAGAactggtagcagcagcagtattagtagcagtatgGATAAGGACAGAactggtagcagcagcagtattagtagcagtatgGATGAGGACAGAactggtagcagcagcagtattagtagcagtatgGATGAGGACAGAactggtagcagcagcagtattagtagcagtatgGATGAGGACAGAACTGGTAGCAGCAGCATTATTAGTAGCAGTATGGATGAGGACAGAACTGGTAGCAGCAGCATTATTAGTAGCAGTATGGATGAGGACAGAactggtagcagcagcagtattagtagcagtatgGATGAGGACAGAactggtagcagcagcagtattagtagcagtatgGATGAGGACAGAACTGGTAGCAGCAGCATTATTAGTAGCAGTATGGATGAGGACAGAACTGGTAGCAGCAGCATTATTAGTAGCAGTATGGATAAGGACATAactggtagcagcagcagtattagtagcagtatgGATGAGGACAGAACTGGTAGCAGCAGCATTATTAGTAGCAGTATGGATGAGGACAGAactg CCCAACTGGACCTAGGCAAAGCTGTGTAA